The following proteins are encoded in a genomic region of Desulfosporosinus youngiae DSM 17734:
- a CDS encoding DUF445 domain-containing protein has protein sequence MNYHKKANLILSIVFIFFLGAAVLEYYYPQNLGIRLMYFVLEAALVGGIADWFAVTAIFRKPLGWGFHTALIPRNREKVIKAVASMVQSELLRMDLIRKKIEGVPFSESLFNYIAKQGGSLFLTNKLVSYLQRYLERQQPDLLARKLAGYLRQDAQSGNLSPKIQALSGWASAQGYLDQGLDRLADGLWDKAAEGETRQIFVRYFEEIKQEKVSNGGSLFRTLMGFVELSDGLNLDEAADALQVELLLTLRKFKDPSDPLRALLKDSLLAQIAELAEDPNFERQVRQWTEEVLSEPLFERLLETVIGAAINSATSPSSMESNVLSKMLYPYIETYWDSIQENRELRERINSFIADILCRVIKNEHDVIGNMVKETLDSYTDQDLNQFVQDKAGNDLQWIRINGSMIGGVVGLILFLFLEFIYNPFIMPALMNLIQ, from the coding sequence ATGAATTATCATAAAAAGGCGAACCTGATCTTAAGCATTGTTTTTATTTTTTTCCTGGGCGCAGCGGTCTTAGAATACTATTATCCCCAGAACTTGGGAATCAGGCTGATGTATTTCGTCTTAGAGGCCGCCTTAGTAGGCGGAATCGCCGATTGGTTTGCAGTAACCGCGATTTTCAGAAAACCGTTGGGCTGGGGTTTTCATACTGCCCTGATCCCCAGGAATCGGGAGAAGGTCATCAAGGCAGTAGCATCCATGGTGCAATCAGAGCTCTTGCGCATGGATTTGATCCGCAAGAAAATTGAAGGAGTTCCCTTTAGCGAGTCACTCTTTAATTATATCGCAAAGCAAGGCGGGTCACTGTTCTTAACGAATAAGCTGGTTTCCTATCTTCAGCGTTATTTAGAAAGACAACAGCCGGACCTGCTCGCCAGGAAGCTTGCCGGGTATCTCCGCCAGGATGCGCAGTCCGGGAACTTAAGTCCTAAGATTCAGGCTTTGAGCGGTTGGGCTTCAGCCCAAGGATATCTCGATCAAGGGCTGGACCGGTTAGCAGACGGATTATGGGATAAAGCAGCGGAAGGAGAAACACGGCAAATCTTTGTCCGATATTTTGAAGAAATCAAACAGGAAAAGGTCAGCAATGGCGGTTCATTATTCCGTACCCTGATGGGTTTTGTTGAATTGTCAGATGGGCTTAATCTTGATGAAGCAGCGGATGCCTTGCAAGTTGAGTTACTATTAACCTTGCGTAAATTCAAAGATCCCAGCGATCCCTTGCGGGCCCTTCTCAAGGACAGCCTTTTAGCTCAAATCGCCGAATTAGCAGAGGATCCAAACTTCGAAAGACAGGTACGGCAGTGGACGGAAGAGGTTCTGTCAGAGCCTTTGTTCGAGAGGCTTTTAGAGACTGTCATAGGGGCGGCCATTAACTCCGCGACGTCACCATCAAGCATGGAATCCAATGTCTTGTCTAAGATGCTATATCCTTATATTGAAACATACTGGGACAGCATTCAGGAGAACAGGGAACTTCGGGAGAGAATCAATTCATTTATTGCAGATATCTTATGCCGGGTGATCAAAAATGAACATGATGTCATTGGAAACATGGTCAAGGAAACCCTTGACTCATACACGGACCAGGATCTCAATCAGTTTGTTCAGGATAAAGCGGGTAACGACTTACAATGGATTCGGATCAACGGATCCATGATTGGCGGAGTCGTAGGGCTCATCTTATTCTTATTCTTGGAGTTTATCTACAACCCTTTCATCATGCCGGCGTTAATGAACTTAATTCAATGA
- a CDS encoding DUF445 domain-containing protein gives MMKRNNTQSANLTLGGITLGFLVSYPFYLQGSFIGGLISSGCSAGMIGGLADWFAVTALFRRPLGIRPSKVVRTEIIPQNRERIFSALADMVQNELLSQDLLKRKLSGWDFSGLLIRVFQEREVQETVSLMLVNFAEDILDHQEPEEIRRQIKGLLRENIGGLNLPQTLAEVVELSVERGDVDKALAVICQVITEFVEQPEVSAALEDMIEAALTRYEENNTTRKMVGMFLPSPSVLAQGLQEKAKTVLQDGTAAQWIKDALLRLVLELKTNTSLQERFNLIILEGMDKALETTEVKQAIRTLTGTSMDKVPNHWQEALEKIAQNSPLRSQINEGIKGMLEKQIRSHHNAIGRIVREGLDPLTDDKLVALIEDKAGNDLQMIRINGSVVGALAGMTIYLLGMVFK, from the coding sequence ATGATGAAAAGAAATAATACTCAGAGTGCGAATCTAACCCTGGGAGGTATAACCTTGGGTTTTTTGGTGAGCTATCCGTTTTATTTGCAGGGAAGTTTTATCGGGGGACTGATCTCTAGTGGATGCAGTGCAGGAATGATCGGGGGGCTTGCGGATTGGTTTGCGGTAACAGCTCTTTTTCGGCGTCCGCTGGGTATCCGGCCAAGTAAAGTGGTGCGGACCGAGATTATTCCCCAGAATCGAGAACGGATTTTTTCTGCCTTAGCAGATATGGTACAGAATGAATTACTTTCTCAAGACCTGCTTAAACGCAAACTGTCGGGATGGGATTTTTCCGGGCTGCTGATTCGGGTTTTTCAAGAGCGTGAGGTCCAGGAAACTGTCAGCCTGATGCTTGTGAATTTTGCAGAGGATATTCTGGACCATCAAGAACCGGAAGAGATTAGGCGGCAGATTAAAGGTTTACTTCGAGAAAACATCGGAGGTTTGAATCTCCCCCAAACTCTTGCGGAAGTCGTTGAATTGTCGGTGGAACGCGGGGATGTCGATAAAGCCTTGGCAGTAATCTGCCAGGTTATCACTGAATTTGTAGAACAGCCTGAAGTCAGTGCAGCTCTGGAGGATATGATTGAAGCGGCTTTGACAAGGTATGAAGAAAACAATACCACGCGCAAAATGGTGGGGATGTTCCTTCCCTCACCTTCCGTACTTGCTCAGGGTCTTCAGGAAAAGGCCAAAACAGTGTTGCAGGATGGAACGGCAGCCCAGTGGATTAAGGACGCACTGCTCAGGTTAGTGCTCGAACTCAAGACAAACACTTCGCTGCAGGAACGATTCAATCTCATCATATTGGAGGGCATGGATAAAGCTCTGGAAACTACTGAAGTAAAGCAGGCAATTAGGACATTAACGGGGACAAGCATGGATAAAGTTCCGAATCATTGGCAGGAGGCCCTGGAAAAAATCGCTCAAAATAGTCCCTTAAGATCTCAGATAAATGAAGGAATTAAAGGTATGCTGGAAAAGCAGATAAGATCTCACCATAATGCCATCGGCCGCATAGTACGCGAAGGCTTAGACCCTTTGACGGATGACAAGCTGGTTGCGCTGATTGAGGATAAAGCGGGCAATGATCTGCAAATGATCCGGATTAACGGTTCTGTTGTGGGTGCTTTGGCTGGAATGACGATTTACTTGCTTGGGATGGTGTTTAAGTAA
- a CDS encoding acyl-CoA dehydrogenase family protein, producing the protein MFDFLLTEAQKELQNEAGSFVKEKVPKQLILDMDAENVVYPVDYIKDLGEANLLGLRFAPEYGGRGLSWVDEVGVLEEIGILGTSLACLYSLPSIVGEALARFGSEDLKQRYLKPTLEGKIYTAEALTEPRGGSDFFGATTVAVRDGEDFILNGQKRFVVGAEGADYFMVYAKTNPEGKSHESMSAFIVDRGPGVEVGHVYGLMGTRGGGAGRVVFKDVRIPGKNLLGKENGAAEIFYQMMIPERMTSAAGALGMARAALEVATAYSTKRKAFNRTIKDFQAVSFKVADSITRLDAARALVYAAARAIDSGVPAAQGRRLVSEAKKFATNTAWEVVNDAMQIMGGIGYTNVYPVERLLRDTRLIMIWTGTNEVMNLIIQHEYYKELKTHMANRRAIEEDALNAHLTEEKVYE; encoded by the coding sequence ATGTTCGATTTCCTTTTAACAGAAGCCCAAAAAGAATTGCAGAACGAGGCGGGTTCCTTCGTCAAAGAAAAGGTTCCTAAGCAATTAATCCTGGATATGGATGCCGAGAACGTGGTTTATCCTGTGGATTATATTAAAGACCTTGGAGAAGCAAATCTGTTAGGTTTGCGTTTTGCTCCGGAGTATGGCGGCCGAGGGCTAAGCTGGGTTGATGAAGTCGGAGTTTTGGAAGAAATCGGGATTTTAGGGACCAGTCTGGCCTGCCTTTACTCCCTGCCCTCCATCGTTGGGGAAGCGCTCGCTCGTTTTGGTTCGGAAGACTTAAAACAGCGCTACTTAAAACCCACGCTGGAGGGAAAAATCTATACAGCCGAGGCGCTGACCGAACCCCGGGGCGGATCGGACTTTTTCGGTGCCACCACAGTCGCTGTGCGGGATGGAGAGGATTTTATCCTTAACGGTCAAAAGCGGTTTGTGGTGGGTGCTGAAGGAGCAGATTACTTCATGGTCTATGCTAAGACCAACCCCGAAGGCAAATCTCATGAAAGCATGAGTGCTTTCATCGTTGACAGGGGCCCGGGCGTTGAAGTGGGGCATGTGTACGGACTGATGGGAACCAGAGGCGGCGGAGCAGGGCGGGTCGTCTTTAAGGATGTGCGGATTCCCGGCAAAAACCTGTTGGGCAAAGAAAACGGAGCCGCTGAGATCTTCTATCAGATGATGATTCCGGAGAGAATGACGAGTGCAGCCGGAGCCTTAGGCATGGCCAGAGCTGCCCTGGAGGTAGCAACAGCATACAGTACTAAGCGCAAAGCTTTTAACCGCACGATCAAGGATTTCCAGGCAGTAAGCTTCAAGGTCGCAGATTCTATCACCCGTTTGGACGCTGCCCGCGCCCTGGTCTATGCGGCTGCACGGGCTATTGACTCAGGAGTGCCGGCGGCTCAGGGAAGACGCCTGGTTTCCGAGGCTAAAAAATTTGCCACCAATACAGCCTGGGAAGTTGTTAATGATGCCATGCAAATCATGGGGGGAATCGGCTATACCAATGTATATCCGGTGGAACGGCTTTTGCGGGATACGCGTTTAATTATGATTTGGACGGGTACCAATGAAGTCATGAATCTCATTATTCAGCACGAATATTACAAAGAATTAAAAACTCACATGGCTAACCGCCGGGCGATTGAAGAAGATGCTCTCAACGCCCATTTAACTGAAGAGAAAGTTTATGAATGA
- a CDS encoding MerR family transcriptional regulator, whose product MEQSLVSISKLAQELLITPRTIRYYEEMGLLTPVHHEKMSQRLYGPRERARLTLILRGKRLGFSLAEIKEMIDLYDIDRTEGLQLERAVAYGEKRLQELDEKIRELTLLKGELLDYHQQFTELLRERNTEKRGG is encoded by the coding sequence GTGGAACAGTCACTCGTGAGCATTTCAAAACTGGCTCAAGAATTGCTGATCACACCAAGGACTATTCGTTACTATGAGGAAATGGGCTTGTTAACCCCAGTGCATCACGAGAAAATGAGTCAGAGATTATACGGGCCGCGCGAGAGAGCCCGCTTAACCTTAATCCTGCGCGGGAAAAGGTTAGGGTTTTCTCTGGCTGAAATCAAAGAAATGATCGATCTGTATGATATTGATCGTACAGAGGGTCTCCAATTGGAACGAGCTGTGGCCTACGGTGAAAAACGTTTGCAGGAGCTTGATGAGAAGATCAGGGAGCTCACCCTTCTGAAAGGGGAATTACTGGACTATCACCAGCAGTTTACAGAGCTGCTGAGGGAACGCAATACAGAAAAAAGAGGAGGATAA
- a CDS encoding tRNA threonylcarbamoyladenosine dehydratase, giving the protein MQHKFSRTELLIGNTGLEKLSHSTVMIFGIGGVGSFTVEALARAGIGHLILVDFDDICLTNINRQLHALHSTVGMAKVEVMKRRILEINPKANVETIKKFYTGDEADYFLHRNLDYVIDAIDTVSSKVNLAKECLDRKIPFISSMGAGNRLTAENYKVTDISKTSGDPLAKAMRKLLRKEGITKGIKVVFSPDLPLTPFSSGADCRTNCICPSGDAHCAEKRQIPGSISFVPSVVGLLIAGEVIRDLIKESN; this is encoded by the coding sequence ATGCAACATAAATTCTCCAGGACAGAGCTTTTGATTGGTAATACAGGTCTGGAAAAACTTAGCCATAGTACAGTCATGATTTTCGGAATTGGAGGGGTTGGCTCTTTCACTGTGGAAGCTTTGGCCCGTGCGGGTATTGGTCATTTAATCCTTGTTGACTTTGACGATATTTGTCTTACAAATATTAATCGCCAATTGCACGCCCTTCACTCCACCGTGGGAATGGCGAAAGTTGAGGTTATGAAACGCAGAATTTTGGAAATCAATCCAAAAGCCAATGTCGAAACGATTAAGAAGTTCTATACAGGGGATGAAGCAGACTACTTTCTGCATAGGAACCTGGATTATGTTATTGATGCCATTGATACTGTTTCGAGTAAAGTGAATTTAGCGAAAGAATGTTTAGACCGTAAAATTCCCTTTATCTCCAGTATGGGGGCAGGCAATCGACTGACCGCGGAAAACTACAAGGTCACAGATATCTCTAAAACCAGCGGGGATCCGCTGGCTAAAGCCATGCGCAAACTATTGCGCAAGGAGGGAATTACCAAAGGGATAAAGGTTGTGTTTAGCCCGGACCTGCCTCTTACTCCATTCTCCTCTGGTGCGGATTGCCGGACTAACTGCATCTGTCCCAGCGGGGATGCCCACTGTGCGGAAAAACGCCAAATTCCGGGGAGCATTTCCTTTGTTCCCTCAGTGGTTGGGCTGCTGATCGCAGGTGAAGTTATCCGGGATTTGATCAAAGAGAGCAACTGA
- the hcp gene encoding hydroxylamine reductase, translating to MSMFCFQCQETAKGTGCTIKGVCGKTENVANLQDLLIYTLKGIAVYAVQARELSIVRPDIDKFIMESLFCTITNANFDKNRFVERIQEGLSLREGLKQEIIKAGGTIPADLHDAATWNVPVDQFDAKAASVGVLATENEDVRSLRELLTYGLKGMAAYAEHAYNLEYQESGIFAFIEKALAATLNDTLEAGDLVALVLEAGKHGVDVMALLDKANTTTYGNPELTKVNIGVRNNPAILISGHDLKDLEELLIQTAGTGVDVYTHGEMLPAHYYPAFKKYDHFVGNYGNAWYKQDKEFDSFNGPIFLTTNCLVPPKDSYKDRVYTTGVVGFEGVKHIPDRADGKAKDFSALIAHAKSCSAPTEIETGEIIGGFAHNQVLALADKVVDAVKSGAIKRFFVMAGCDGRMKSRDYYTDFAKALPQDTVILTAGCAKYKYNKLNLGDIGGIPRVLDAGQCNDSYSLAVIALKLKEVFGLDDVNKLPISYNIAWYEQKAVIVLLALLYLGVKNIHLGPTLPGFLSPNVAKVLVENFGIAGISNVEDDLKLFMA from the coding sequence ATGAGTATGTTTTGCTTTCAATGTCAGGAAACGGCTAAAGGAACTGGTTGCACAATCAAAGGAGTCTGTGGAAAAACCGAAAATGTCGCTAATTTGCAAGACCTTCTAATCTACACACTTAAAGGAATCGCCGTTTATGCGGTTCAAGCCCGTGAACTTAGTATTGTCCGGCCGGATATTGATAAATTCATTATGGAAAGTCTCTTTTGCACGATTACCAACGCCAACTTTGATAAAAATCGTTTTGTAGAGCGCATCCAAGAAGGCCTCAGCTTACGTGAAGGACTCAAACAAGAAATCATTAAAGCCGGCGGCACAATTCCGGCAGACTTACACGATGCGGCTACCTGGAACGTGCCTGTAGATCAGTTTGACGCAAAAGCCGCTTCTGTTGGCGTTTTGGCTACGGAAAATGAAGATGTCCGTTCCCTGCGGGAGTTGCTCACCTATGGATTAAAAGGAATGGCTGCCTATGCGGAACACGCCTATAATCTTGAGTATCAAGAAAGCGGTATCTTCGCCTTTATCGAAAAGGCTTTGGCTGCGACCCTGAATGATACCCTTGAAGCCGGTGACCTGGTAGCCCTTGTCTTAGAAGCCGGGAAACACGGTGTGGATGTCATGGCCCTTCTGGATAAGGCCAACACCACAACTTACGGAAACCCGGAACTCACTAAGGTTAACATCGGGGTCAGAAATAATCCGGCCATCTTGATTAGCGGTCACGACCTGAAAGATCTCGAAGAATTGCTTATTCAAACCGCAGGAACCGGTGTGGATGTTTATACCCACGGCGAAATGCTCCCGGCCCATTACTACCCAGCCTTTAAGAAGTACGATCATTTTGTCGGCAACTACGGAAATGCCTGGTATAAACAAGACAAAGAATTCGACTCCTTTAACGGACCCATTTTCTTAACCACTAACTGCCTCGTTCCTCCTAAAGATTCCTATAAAGACCGTGTCTACACCACTGGAGTAGTGGGATTTGAAGGAGTAAAACACATCCCGGACCGTGCAGACGGCAAGGCCAAAGACTTCTCTGCCCTGATTGCCCATGCCAAGAGCTGCTCGGCCCCAACGGAAATTGAAACCGGCGAAATCATCGGCGGATTTGCTCACAATCAAGTCCTGGCCCTTGCCGATAAAGTGGTGGATGCCGTAAAATCCGGAGCCATTAAGCGTTTCTTCGTTATGGCAGGGTGTGACGGCCGCATGAAGAGCAGAGACTATTACACGGATTTTGCCAAAGCCCTACCTCAAGACACTGTGATCCTGACAGCCGGATGTGCCAAATACAAATACAATAAACTAAACCTGGGCGACATCGGCGGCATCCCCAGAGTGCTTGACGCAGGACAATGCAACGACTCCTACTCCTTAGCGGTAATCGCCTTGAAACTCAAGGAAGTCTTCGGACTTGATGATGTGAATAAACTTCCGATTTCCTATAACATTGCCTGGTATGAGCAAAAAGCGGTTATCGTGCTGCTGGCCTTGCTTTACCTAGGAGTAAAGAACATTCATTTAGGACCAACCCTTCCAGGCTTCTTATCCCCGAATGTGGCCAAAGTCTTAGTTGAAAACTTCGGCATTGCAGGCATCTCCAATGTTGAAGATGATCTCAAACTATTCATGGCGTAA
- a CDS encoding gamma carbonic anhydrase family protein, with translation MIDTHKEPRIAGTVYLAEGCIVKGDVHIDEQSSVWFNSVIRGDLAKIRIGKCSNIQDLVVIHVAQNQPVIIEDYVTVGHSAILHGCKIGKGSLVGMGAIILNNAIIGEGTSIAAGTIVPGNKTYPPRVMLMGVPARVVRELSDAEVEAMLKTAERYAGKAQEAKNSSV, from the coding sequence ATGATTGATACTCACAAAGAACCCCGGATAGCGGGCACAGTCTATCTGGCTGAAGGCTGTATTGTAAAGGGGGATGTCCATATTGATGAGCAATCCAGTGTGTGGTTTAACTCGGTCATCCGGGGAGACCTGGCTAAAATCAGGATTGGTAAGTGTTCCAACATTCAGGACTTGGTTGTTATTCACGTAGCCCAAAATCAGCCCGTAATCATCGAAGACTATGTTACCGTTGGTCATTCTGCTATCCTTCACGGGTGCAAGATTGGCAAAGGCTCTCTTGTCGGAATGGGAGCAATTATTCTTAATAATGCCATTATCGGTGAGGGAACATCCATCGCTGCCGGAACCATCGTTCCGGGCAATAAAACTTATCCCCCCCGGGTTATGCTGATGGGAGTACCGGCCCGGGTGGTCAGAGAGCTTAGTGATGCGGAAGTAGAAGCTATGCTTAAAACTGCCGAACGATATGCAGGTAAAGCTCAGGAAGCTAAGAATTCCTCTGTGTAA
- a CDS encoding bifunctional diguanylate cyclase/phosphohydrolase, with amino-acid sequence MIERDFQRQLFNLELQVLEQALVDIAGGKYEGNEFLADYKLIVKSYERLLTFTRRIFKISDIQAGNLMRRENELKNILDNVGQGFLTFGQDLMVDREYSAECEKLFGFKISRMNILDLLKSDDGKLNALFSEVFRSIFETTDREVHQHLINKLPKVIEREGCYISIEVRPIPPNYADDDLLCMLILTDVTERHKAQEQIAFLSYHDKLTSLYNRAYVDKWLEEVLSEGDYPLSVIMADLNGLKLANDVFGHFQGDKLLISLGKVLLQSTRKSDIIARWGGDEFLILLPGSDRAACQKVAERITENCKLQEGLPTELSVSLGMATQKTPDKTIFNFLGIAENRMYSDKLHKRKEVRRRLILSVEKELHTRFFENQGHVKRVESLAAQLAQVIGINEGSPELDNLRLMVRLHDIGKVGIPKEILGKDCGLTSCEWEVMQRHSEIGFRMAQSIDESVVAEGILALREHWDGTGYPRGLKGDQIPLLSRLVGLVDAFDVITHDRPYRLARSQEDGIRELEKGSGKQFDPHLTKLLITKLLS; translated from the coding sequence ATGATCGAAAGAGACTTTCAGCGACAATTATTTAATCTGGAACTGCAAGTCCTGGAACAAGCACTGGTAGACATTGCCGGGGGAAAGTACGAAGGAAATGAATTTCTTGCGGATTATAAGCTGATCGTAAAAAGTTATGAAAGGCTGTTAACATTTACCCGGCGAATTTTTAAAATCAGCGATATTCAGGCAGGCAATCTAATGCGGAGAGAAAATGAACTTAAAAATATTCTCGATAATGTGGGTCAAGGATTTCTAACCTTTGGACAGGATTTAATGGTTGACAGAGAATATAGTGCAGAGTGTGAAAAACTCTTCGGATTCAAGATTAGCCGCATGAACATTCTTGACTTGCTTAAGAGTGACGACGGAAAACTGAATGCCCTCTTTTCAGAGGTTTTCAGGAGTATTTTCGAAACCACAGATAGAGAGGTACATCAACATTTAATTAATAAATTACCTAAAGTGATAGAACGGGAAGGCTGCTACATCTCTATTGAGGTTAGACCAATTCCTCCAAACTATGCGGATGATGATCTTCTATGCATGTTAATCCTTACAGATGTCACGGAAAGGCATAAGGCCCAGGAGCAAATAGCTTTTTTAAGCTATCATGACAAACTTACAAGTTTATATAATCGGGCTTATGTCGATAAATGGCTAGAAGAGGTTTTGTCGGAAGGGGATTATCCCCTTAGTGTAATTATGGCCGATTTAAACGGTCTAAAGTTGGCCAACGATGTTTTTGGCCATTTTCAGGGAGATAAGCTGCTGATAAGCCTGGGAAAGGTCCTGCTCCAAAGTACTCGCAAATCAGATATTATAGCGCGTTGGGGAGGGGATGAGTTCCTGATTCTATTGCCTGGTTCTGATAGGGCCGCCTGTCAAAAGGTTGCTGAACGGATCACAGAAAACTGCAAACTCCAGGAAGGCCTGCCCACAGAACTCAGCGTCTCATTAGGAATGGCAACTCAAAAAACCCCGGATAAAACTATTTTTAATTTCTTAGGTATCGCCGAAAATAGAATGTACAGCGATAAATTGCATAAGAGAAAAGAAGTGCGGCGCAGACTTATACTAAGTGTTGAGAAGGAGCTTCATACGAGATTTTTCGAAAATCAAGGGCACGTTAAGAGAGTTGAAAGTCTCGCAGCTCAGCTCGCTCAGGTCATAGGTATAAATGAAGGATCACCTGAATTGGATAATTTGAGATTGATGGTGAGGCTGCATGATATCGGTAAAGTGGGTATTCCTAAAGAAATCCTGGGAAAAGACTGCGGGTTAACGAGTTGTGAATGGGAAGTCATGCAAAGACATAGTGAAATCGGCTTTCGTATGGCACAATCAATCGATGAATCAGTGGTTGCGGAAGGGATTCTGGCTCTTCGTGAACATTGGGATGGAACAGGTTATCCAAGAGGATTGAAAGGAGATCAAATACCTCTGCTTTCCCGGTTGGTCGGACTAGTCGATGCTTTTGACGTCATAACCCATGACCGGCCTTATCGTTTAGCCCGGTCTCAAGAAGATGGGATTCGAGAATTAGAAAAAGGAAGCGGAAAACAGTTTGATCCGCACCTTACCAAGCTATTGATCACAAAGCTTCTTAGCTAG
- a CDS encoding SpoIIE family protein phosphatase, with protein MDNIKKTDLYDKRTIWVILLACLSIAIAMLLTGSLSYNITKKAVIEKLKTKDLFFIVQSAASKIDGRIARAKETSLIMARDPFLMEWVSGGERDLHAQKLAVEKLNKIATEYDYSNTFLASTSTYNYWTESEVVGKLSEANPQDGWFFHTIQSKTPIAVVIEYNKERKNTFVFVDALMGDPEKPLGVTGVGLDLKDISDEFSSYKSGQIGTIWLVDQSGKIHLAADLEDRGKLLGDLLPSDICKMVLSRDSQSQGIDGPKVLEYKNVDGELIDLVHQSLQSTDWELVIQVPRKETIGFLTSIMTNTILSALLALVLVTLVFYLISTRIANPLKRAIQLSDELERKVNERTQELKEQNIKIIDSIDYAKKVQETIIASDQEMREAFKDCFVLWQPRDIVGGDFYWLRTINHKVILAVADCTGHGVPGALMTMAAAPILNHIVQEGFNTSPGEIIKELNLRMKSAMNKQASRITDDGLDIGICVIEQNRLVFAGAKIDLYHKNQERILRIKGERQSVGYLTSDDKRFQDTTIELGKDDFFYITTDGFLDQNGGPKNHSLGRGRFISLIEESSNLNCQEQSSFFNQALIQYRQEEPQRDDITVIGFRVR; from the coding sequence ATGGATAATATCAAGAAAACTGACCTGTATGACAAGAGGACTATATGGGTAATTTTGCTGGCCTGCCTTAGTATTGCGATTGCAATGCTTTTGACAGGCTCTTTAAGCTATAACATCACTAAGAAGGCGGTTATTGAAAAGCTTAAAACTAAGGATTTATTTTTTATCGTTCAATCTGCGGCCAGCAAAATTGACGGAAGGATAGCAAGGGCCAAAGAAACCTCTTTGATCATGGCCCGGGATCCTTTCTTAATGGAATGGGTTTCCGGAGGAGAACGTGATCTTCATGCTCAAAAATTAGCGGTGGAAAAATTGAATAAGATTGCCACTGAATACGACTACAGCAACACCTTTTTGGCCAGTACCAGCACGTATAATTATTGGACGGAAAGTGAAGTGGTAGGTAAGCTTTCCGAAGCGAACCCGCAGGATGGGTGGTTTTTTCATACGATTCAATCGAAAACTCCAATCGCAGTGGTTATTGAGTACAATAAAGAACGGAAGAATACCTTTGTTTTTGTCGATGCCTTAATGGGTGATCCTGAAAAACCACTGGGGGTAACAGGGGTTGGCTTGGATCTCAAGGATATTTCCGACGAGTTCTCATCGTATAAATCTGGGCAGATCGGAACTATCTGGCTGGTAGATCAGTCAGGTAAAATTCACCTGGCGGCAGATTTAGAGGACCGTGGTAAGCTGCTGGGCGACTTATTGCCTTCAGACATTTGTAAAATGGTTTTAAGCAGAGACAGCCAAAGCCAAGGTATAGACGGACCAAAGGTTTTAGAGTATAAGAACGTTGACGGTGAACTTATTGACTTAGTTCATCAGAGCCTGCAGTCTACGGACTGGGAGTTAGTCATACAAGTTCCGAGAAAAGAAACCATCGGGTTTTTGACGTCGATTATGACGAATACTATTTTATCCGCTTTATTGGCCCTTGTTTTAGTCACCCTTGTTTTTTATCTGATCTCGACCCGAATCGCCAATCCTTTAAAACGGGCCATTCAGTTAAGCGATGAACTGGAACGAAAGGTCAATGAACGTACTCAAGAGCTTAAGGAACAAAACATCAAGATAATAGACAGTATAGACTACGCTAAGAAAGTTCAAGAAACGATCATTGCCTCAGACCAAGAGATGCGTGAAGCGTTTAAGGATTGCTTCGTTCTGTGGCAGCCAAGAGATATTGTGGGCGGAGACTTTTATTGGCTGAGAACCATCAATCATAAAGTTATTCTGGCAGTGGCGGACTGCACCGGACATGGGGTGCCGGGCGCTTTAATGACCATGGCTGCGGCTCCTATACTTAACCATATTGTTCAGGAAGGATTTAATACCAGCCCCGGAGAGATTATCAAAGAACTGAATCTTAGAATGAAGTCGGCCATGAATAAGCAAGCGTCCCGAATTACGGACGATGGATTAGATATAGGGATATGCGTGATTGAACAAAATCGCTTAGTGTTTGCCGGAGCTAAAATTGATCTTTATCATAAAAACCAGGAAAGGATTCTTAGGATTAAGGGAGAGCGCCAGAGTGTTGGCTACCTGACATCAGATGATAAACGATTTCAGGATACAACGATTGAGCTGGGTAAGGATGATTTCTTCTATATAACGACTGATGGATTTCTCGATCAGAACGGAGGACCTAAGAATCATTCCCTGGGCCGCGGGCGTTTTATTTCCCTGATAGAGGAAAGCAGTAACCTTAACTGTCAAGAACAAAGCAGCTTTTTTAATCAGGCTTTAATTCAGTACCGGCAGGAAGAGCCTCAGCGGGATGATATTACGGTTATCGGCTTTAGGGTTAGATAG